Proteins co-encoded in one Xanthomonas campestris pv. badrii genomic window:
- a CDS encoding response regulator transcription factor — protein sequence MRLLLVEDNSDLADAIVRRMRRSGHAVDWQADGLAAASVLRYQSFDLVVLDIGLPKLDGLRVLAGMRERGDTTPVLMLTARDGIEDRVQALDVGADDYLGKPFDFREFEARCRVLLRRNRGQASEVMQIGGFVFDNAAHTVTLDGAPIELPNREYRLLDILIGRLGQVVGKDEIGNGLFGFDDDVGPNAIELYVGRLRRKLIGAPLRIVTVRGAGYKLEEADPHAPVEPGSDG from the coding sequence ATGCGCCTGCTCCTAGTCGAAGACAATTCCGACCTCGCCGATGCCATCGTGCGGCGCATGCGTCGTAGCGGGCATGCGGTGGATTGGCAGGCCGACGGGTTGGCGGCGGCGAGTGTGTTGCGCTATCAGAGCTTCGATCTGGTGGTGCTGGATATCGGCCTGCCCAAGCTCGATGGATTGCGCGTGCTGGCCGGGATGCGCGAGCGTGGCGATACCACGCCGGTCCTGATGCTCACCGCACGCGATGGCATCGAGGACCGCGTGCAGGCATTGGACGTGGGCGCGGACGACTACCTGGGCAAGCCGTTCGATTTCCGCGAGTTCGAAGCGCGCTGTCGCGTGCTGCTGCGGCGCAATCGTGGCCAGGCCAGCGAGGTGATGCAGATCGGCGGGTTCGTGTTCGACAACGCCGCGCATACGGTGACCCTCGATGGCGCGCCGATCGAACTGCCCAACCGCGAATACCGTCTGCTGGACATCCTGATCGGGCGCCTGGGGCAGGTAGTGGGCAAGGACGAGATCGGCAATGGCCTGTTCGGTTTCGACGACGATGTCGGGCCCAATGCGATCGAGCTGTATGTCGGCCGCCTGCGGCGCAAGCTCATCGGTGCGCCGTTGCGCATCGTCACCGTGCGCGGTGCCGGCTACAAGCTGGAAGAAGCCGACCCGCATGCACCGGTGGAGCCGGGCAGCGATGGCTGA
- a CDS encoding LacI family DNA-binding transcriptional regulator has protein sequence MAKPSERTPPNSRPQMADIARMAGVSESTVSRALAGSPVVAERTRAYIKQIAADAGYQVDPVARSLRAKRSNTVSVAVPMMHALDQPLSDPFLMTMLALLAEELTGRGYSMLLSKLDRHQDGWVEQLARGSRSDGVIVLGQSSEHAALDKAARDGLPMAVWGSRIDGQSYISVGSDNFQGGALATEHLIASGRQRIAFLGDDQLPEVAPRFAGYRHALERHGLEFDTRLHARSHFVSEDAYRLTRAMLKKTDPPDGLFAASDVIAVGAIRALVEAGHRVPQDISLVGFDDIPLAAYSQPPLTTVRQDLHLAARLLVDRLLALIAGDTVESVEMPVKLVVRESA, from the coding sequence ATGGCCAAACCTTCAGAACGCACACCGCCCAATTCCCGCCCGCAGATGGCCGACATCGCCCGCATGGCGGGCGTGTCCGAGTCCACCGTGTCGCGCGCATTGGCCGGCAGTCCGGTGGTGGCCGAGCGGACCCGCGCCTACATCAAGCAGATCGCTGCCGATGCCGGCTACCAGGTCGACCCGGTCGCGCGCAGCCTGCGCGCCAAGCGCTCCAACACGGTGAGCGTGGCGGTGCCGATGATGCATGCGCTGGATCAACCGCTGTCCGACCCGTTCCTGATGACCATGCTGGCGCTGCTGGCCGAAGAGCTCACCGGCCGCGGCTACAGCATGCTGCTGTCCAAGCTGGACCGGCATCAGGATGGCTGGGTGGAACAGCTCGCACGCGGCAGCCGCTCCGATGGGGTGATCGTGCTGGGGCAAAGTTCCGAACACGCCGCGCTGGACAAGGCCGCACGCGACGGCCTGCCGATGGCGGTGTGGGGCAGCCGCATCGATGGGCAGTCGTACATCAGCGTGGGCAGCGACAACTTCCAGGGTGGCGCGCTCGCCACCGAACACCTGATCGCCAGCGGCCGCCAGCGCATCGCCTTCCTCGGCGATGACCAGCTACCGGAGGTGGCGCCGCGCTTTGCCGGCTACCGTCATGCGCTGGAACGGCATGGGCTGGAGTTCGACACCCGCCTGCATGCGCGCAGCCATTTCGTCAGCGAAGATGCCTACCGGCTGACCCGCGCCATGCTCAAGAAGACCGACCCGCCGGATGGCCTGTTCGCCGCTTCCGACGTGATTGCCGTGGGCGCGATCCGCGCCCTGGTCGAGGCTGGACACCGCGTACCGCAGGACATCTCGCTGGTGGGCTTCGACGACATCCCACTGGCCGCCTACAGCCAGCCGCCGCTGACCACGGTGCGGCAGGATCTCCACCTGGCCGCGCGCCTGCTGGTGGACCGGCTGTTGGCGCTGATCGCAGGCGACACCGTGGAATCGGTTGAGATGCCGGTGAAACTGGTGGTGCGCGAGTCGGCTTGA
- the phbB gene encoding acetoacetyl-CoA reductase → MTLRIAYVTSGMGSVGTAICQKLARSGHTVVAGCGPNSPRKSAWLREQREQGFDFVASEGNAADWDSTVAAFAKVKAEVGEIDVLVNNAGGSRDTLFRQMSRDDWNAVIASNLHSLFNITKQVVDGMTSRGWGRIVNIGSVSAHKGQIGQINFATAKAAMHGFSRALAQEVASRGVTVNTISPGYIASASISSFPPDVLDRLATSVPVRRLGKPSEVAGLCAWLASDDAAYVTGADYAVNGGLYMG, encoded by the coding sequence ATGACTCTCCGCATCGCATACGTCACCAGCGGCATGGGCAGTGTCGGTACCGCGATCTGCCAGAAGCTGGCGCGCAGCGGGCATACCGTGGTGGCCGGTTGCGGCCCCAATTCGCCGCGCAAGTCGGCCTGGTTGCGTGAGCAGCGCGAGCAAGGCTTCGACTTCGTCGCCTCCGAAGGCAATGCCGCCGACTGGGATTCCACCGTCGCCGCGTTTGCCAAGGTCAAGGCCGAAGTGGGCGAGATCGATGTGCTGGTCAACAACGCCGGCGGCAGCCGCGACACCTTGTTCCGGCAGATGAGCCGCGACGACTGGAATGCGGTGATCGCCAGCAACCTGCATTCGCTTTTCAACATCACCAAGCAGGTGGTCGATGGCATGACCTCGCGCGGCTGGGGGCGCATCGTCAACATCGGTTCGGTCAGCGCGCACAAGGGCCAGATCGGGCAGATCAATTTCGCCACCGCCAAGGCGGCCATGCATGGCTTCAGCCGTGCACTGGCGCAGGAGGTCGCCTCGCGCGGAGTCACCGTCAACACCATTTCGCCCGGCTATATCGCCAGTGCCTCGATCAGCAGCTTTCCACCGGATGTGCTCGACCGCCTGGCCACCTCGGTGCCGGTACGCCGCCTGGGCAAGCCCTCGGAAGTGGCCGGCCTGTGCGCCTGGCTGGCGTCCGACGATGCCGCCTACGTCACCGGTGCCGACTACGCGGTCAACGGCGGCCTCTACATGGGTTGA
- a CDS encoding OprO/OprP family phosphate-selective porin, producing the protein MSNDTLRLRAFTACAAICLAPAAHAADDEGPVTAEVGGRVHWDFTVFDNDDRGTPERNDTQFRRIWLDVAGKFHGFNYKAEAEFAGLQYESGSRGILARDVYIAKKFAAGTLTVGQFKQYFSLDDRTGSNYGPFLERGYASTTLAPIYRKAISWQANRPDATWSTSAYSLESIDNSSTKGSALGTRLTYAPDMGEARLRHLGISLAHERYSHPGSGGAAPLLIRPRPENDLANNSRITLARFADGRDTDFDKWSLEYAEVLGPWSWQSEFSGGLLDDGSQHAKVLASYGLVSWFVTGESRGYDRKTGRFSRIATPNHRHGAFELALRYDYMRGDQHLDGQPNFIDASTQSWTLGGNWYFKPNLRVMLNVIDSRNRDRTMDAVVDHTLAVTGRFQYDF; encoded by the coding sequence GTGAGCAACGACACCTTGCGTCTGCGTGCCTTCACCGCCTGCGCGGCGATCTGCCTGGCACCGGCGGCGCATGCGGCCGATGACGAAGGCCCGGTCACTGCCGAAGTGGGTGGGCGTGTGCACTGGGACTTCACCGTGTTCGACAACGACGACCGTGGTACGCCCGAGCGCAACGACACCCAGTTCCGCCGCATCTGGCTGGATGTGGCCGGCAAGTTCCATGGCTTCAACTACAAGGCAGAAGCGGAGTTCGCCGGCCTGCAGTACGAGTCCGGTAGCCGCGGCATCCTGGCGCGCGATGTCTATATCGCCAAGAAGTTCGCGGCCGGCACACTGACCGTTGGGCAGTTCAAGCAGTATTTCTCGCTGGACGATCGCACCGGTTCCAACTATGGCCCATTCCTGGAACGCGGCTACGCCTCGACTACGCTGGCGCCGATCTACCGCAAGGCGATTTCCTGGCAGGCCAATCGCCCGGATGCGACCTGGTCCACGTCCGCATACAGCCTGGAAAGCATCGACAATTCCTCGACCAAGGGCAGTGCACTCGGCACACGCCTGACCTACGCGCCAGACATGGGCGAGGCACGCCTGCGCCACCTGGGCATTTCGCTGGCGCACGAGCGCTATTCGCATCCTGGCAGCGGTGGCGCAGCACCGCTGCTGATCCGCCCACGCCCGGAGAACGATCTGGCCAACAACAGCCGCATCACCCTGGCGCGGTTTGCCGATGGCCGCGATACCGATTTCGACAAGTGGTCGCTGGAATATGCCGAAGTGCTGGGCCCGTGGTCGTGGCAGAGCGAATTCAGCGGCGGCCTGCTCGACGATGGCAGCCAGCATGCCAAGGTGCTGGCCAGCTATGGCCTGGTCAGCTGGTTCGTCACCGGCGAGTCGCGCGGCTACGACCGCAAGACCGGCCGCTTCAGCCGCATCGCCACGCCCAATCACCGCCATGGCGCGTTCGAACTGGCCTTGCGCTACGACTACATGCGCGGCGACCAGCACCTGGATGGCCAGCCCAATTTCATCGATGCCAGCACCCAGTCGTGGACGCTGGGCGGCAACTGGTATTTCAAGCCGAACCTGCGCGTGATGCTCAACGTCATCGATAGCCGCAACCGCGACCGCACCATGGATGCGGTGGTGGACCACACGCTGGCGGTGACCGGCCGCTTCCAGTACGACTTCTGA
- a CDS encoding CitMHS family transporter translates to MLTALGFGMVITFMYLIMSKRLSPLVALITVPIVFALLGGFGTGINEMMLDGIKKIAPTGVMLMFAILYFGVMIDAGLFDPLVGRILRLVKGDPLKIVMGTAILAMLISLDGDGSTTYMITVSAMLPLYQRLGMNALNMTCVTILASGVMNLTPWGGPTARAATALHVDPADVFVPLVPAMLLAIAGIIALAWYLGMRERRRLGVVRLPADGNWLDTSLPDDNDALPRVEDTDDSKRPKLLWVNLVLTLALMGALVVGVLPMPVLFMIGFALALMINYPNLAEQRRRLVNHAGNVLSVVSLIFAAGIFTGILSNTGMVEAMSRSFLAVIPDSWGPYLAMITAIVSMPFTFFMSNDAFYFGVLPILSEAAGHYGITPVEMARASLAGQPVHLLSPLVPSTYLLVGLAKVDFADHQRFTLKWAVLISLLMLGGGLVFGLFPLAR, encoded by the coding sequence ATGCTGACCGCGCTCGGTTTCGGAATGGTGATCACCTTCATGTACCTGATCATGAGCAAGCGGCTGTCGCCGCTGGTGGCTCTGATCACGGTGCCGATCGTGTTCGCACTGCTGGGCGGCTTCGGCACCGGCATCAACGAGATGATGCTCGACGGCATCAAGAAGATCGCGCCCACCGGCGTGATGCTGATGTTCGCCATCCTCTACTTCGGGGTCATGATCGATGCCGGCCTGTTCGACCCGCTGGTCGGGCGCATCCTGCGCCTGGTCAAGGGCGATCCGCTGAAGATCGTGATGGGCACGGCGATCCTGGCGATGCTGATCTCGCTCGATGGCGACGGCTCCACCACCTACATGATCACCGTCTCGGCGATGCTGCCGCTGTACCAACGCCTGGGCATGAACGCGCTCAACATGACCTGCGTGACCATCCTCGCCAGTGGCGTGATGAACCTGACTCCGTGGGGCGGCCCCACCGCACGTGCGGCCACCGCCCTGCATGTGGATCCGGCCGATGTGTTCGTGCCGTTGGTGCCGGCCATGCTGCTGGCCATTGCCGGCATCATCGCGCTGGCGTGGTACCTGGGCATGCGCGAGCGTCGCCGCCTTGGCGTGGTGCGCCTGCCGGCCGACGGCAACTGGCTGGACACCAGCCTGCCCGACGACAACGACGCCCTGCCGCGCGTGGAAGACACCGACGATAGCAAGCGCCCCAAGCTGCTGTGGGTGAACCTGGTGCTGACCCTGGCACTGATGGGCGCACTGGTGGTGGGTGTGCTGCCGATGCCGGTGTTGTTCATGATCGGCTTCGCGCTGGCGCTGATGATCAACTACCCCAACCTGGCCGAACAGCGCCGTCGTTTGGTGAATCACGCAGGCAATGTGTTGTCGGTGGTGTCGCTGATCTTCGCTGCCGGCATCTTCACCGGCATCCTGTCCAACACCGGCATGGTCGAAGCGATGTCGCGCAGTTTTCTGGCCGTCATTCCCGACAGCTGGGGTCCGTACCTGGCGATGATCACCGCCATCGTCAGCATGCCGTTTACGTTCTTCATGTCCAACGACGCGTTCTACTTCGGCGTGCTGCCGATCCTGTCCGAAGCCGCCGGCCACTACGGCATCACCCCGGTGGAAATGGCGCGCGCCTCGCTGGCCGGCCAGCCGGTGCACCTGCTCAGCCCCCTGGTGCCCTCGACCTACCTGCTGGTCGGCCTGGCCAAGGTCGACTTCGCCGACCACCAACGCTTCACGCTGAAGTGGGCGGTGCTGATCTCGCTGTTGATGCTGGGCGGCGGGCTGGTGTTTGGCTTGTTTCCGTTGGCGCGCTGA